Genomic window (Argopecten irradians isolate NY chromosome 13, Ai_NY, whole genome shotgun sequence):
TACAATCCAATAAGTGGTGAACCACATACAgtacactacatatatataagtggtgaaccacatacagtacatatatccaATAAGTGTGTGAAccacatacagtacatatatccaataagtggtgaaccacatacagtacatatatccaataagtggtgaaccacatacagtacatatatccaataagtggtgaaccacatacagtacatatatccaATAAGTGGTGAACCACATACTACTACATATATCCAATAAGTGGTGAaccacatacatacatatatccaataagtggtgaaccacatacactacatatatccaataagtggtgaaccacatacagtacatatatccaataagtggtgaaccacatacagtacatatatccaataagtggtgaaccacatacagtacatatatccaataagtggtgaaccacatacatacatatatccaataagtggtgaaccacatacagtacatatatccaataagtggtgaaccacatacagtacatatatccaataagtggtgaaccacatacagtacatatatccataagtggtgaaccacatacagtacatatatccaataagtggtgaaccacatacagtacatatatccaATAAGTGGTGAACCACATACACGTACATATATCCAATAATGTgacaaacatataccaataagtggtgaaccacatacatacatatatccataagtggtgaaccacatacagtacatatatccaataagtggtgaaccacatacactacatatatccaataagtggtgaaccacatacactacatatatccaataagtggtgaaccacatacagtacatatatccaataagtggtgaaccacatacactacatatatccaataagtggtgaaccacatacactacatatatccaataagtggtgaaccacatacactacatatatccaataagtggtgaaccacatacactacatatatccaataagtggtgaaccacatacagtacatatatccaATAAGTGGTGAACCACATACACTACATATATCCCATAAGTGGTGAACCACATACACTACATATATCCAATAAGTGGTGAAccacatacagtacatatatccaataagtggtgaaccacatacactacatatatccaataagtggtgaaccacatacactacatatatccaataagtggtgaaccacatacactacatatatccaataagtggtgaaccacatacactacatatatccaataagtggtgaaccacatacactacatatatccaataagtggtgaaccacatacactacatatatccaataagtggtgaaccacatacagtacatatatccaataagtggtgaaccacatacactacatatatccaataagtggtgaaccacatacagtacatatatccaataagtggtgaaccacatacagtacatatatccaataagtggtgaaccacatacagtacatatatccaataagtggtgaaccacatacagtacatatatccaataagtggtgaaccacatacagtacatatatccaataagtggtgaaccacatacagtacatatatccaataagtggtgaaccacatacagtacatatatcccataagtggtgaaccacatacactacatatatccaataagtggtgaaccacatacagtacatatatccaataagtggtgaaccacatacagtacatatatccaATAAGTGGTGAACCACATACACTACATATATCCAATAAGTGTGGTGAACACATAcagtacacatacatatatccaataagtggtgaaccacatacagtacatatatcccAATAACCAATAAGTGGtgaacacatacatacatatatccaataagtggtgaaccacatacatacatatatccaataagtggtgaaccacatacagtacatatatccaataagtggtgaaccacatacagtacatatatccaataagtggtgaaccacatacagtacatatatccaataagtggtgaaccacatacagtacatatatcccataagtggtgaaccacatacagtacatatatccaataagtggtgaaccacatacagtacatatatccaataagtggtgaaccacatacagtacatatatccaataagtggtgaaccacatacagtacatatatccaataagtggtgaaccacatacagtacatatatccaataagtggtgaaccacatacagtacatatatccatacagtacatatatccaataagtggtgaaccacatacagtacatatatccaataagtggtgaaccacatacagtacatatatccaataagtggtgaaccacatacagtacatatatcccataagtggtgaaccacatacagtacatatatccaataagtggtgaaccacatacagtacatatatccaataagtggtgaaccacatacagtacatatatccaataagtggtgaaccacatacagtacatatatcccataagtggtgaaccacatacagtacatatatcccataagtggtgaaccacatacagtacatatatccaATAAGTGGTGGTTATATGTGTCGTATATTTCATGCTCAAAACATGGTGAGCTGTTAATATGTTATTGATCATCAAAAGGTATTTGTTtgttaaattacaatattttcaatggATATATGTTAATTTTACAAGGACAAATATGAGCTGAAAATGGTTTTGGCACTACTgccaaaatcattatatatatatgtacatctatagtgaagtgaaatgagtacctaGGAACCGAATTGTAGTCTACAATTTCAATTcacattttatagtgttattagtaattgtaaagtgatttctgcaggaaagtttccatctaaacatacataaaacaaCATTTCTACAGTACTCAATTTCTGTGTTGTagctaacgtttataaggcatccgaaaccatttgaatgattttcacagcttaattcaccaaatcttatggttttcaataaattaacATGTTAAACTTTTCGCTCAGTTACGGCGCTTATAACTTTAAAAGACGAGTACAGTTGGACAAAAACAAAAGAGTCAGCTTGAAGTAAAGTTCTGTTCAGAAGGTTGTTTGATTTCAAACGATTTCGAGAATTAGTTTCTGACATAGAGTTAGTGTAATTTCCTATGAGAATGAATTCTctattttagaaataatttcCAACACGACAAGGTTATTCTTTAAGGGTTGACTTAAGTAGAATTGTTATAGTATGGAGATAAAACATCAAACACAATCAGAGGATACTCTACGTGAAACATGAAATTACACATTTTAGACGGACTTTTTTCCCTCAGAAATCATTGCGCCATtgtttaagccaatgaaaatactcGTTACAAGTAATATTGAATAATTAAACAATTAGTTATTAATTGTTAGGTGTTATTCCCATCGTATAATACTTAGAAATTTTGTTTGGGGCGTTTTTTATGTTATCTCACGTGACATATATGGTAACAAATCACGTGATTCCGCTCTCTAACAAGTAATTATCTATTTATAGGCATTTTGGAGGTTACGCGGTCAATCCGGAGAAGCTATGACGTATGGTGGCCCGAGTAACGTAGCCGGATGTGACGTAGGTCCACTTTCAGGTGTCATGGATGCAACAACTCCTACAGGAAACCCAGCTTTAGTAACATTTATAGCCGGTGGACATGCGATACAATGGAGTAAACAGAGTGTAAGTTAGTTAGTTATATAACCTACACGATTCTGCCTATTCATAGGGCTTGTCGCGATACCGCTTACCATTATATACTTGGTTTTGCTTCACCTGAACatctacattatgtatatgcCTCAAGTATAGTACAGACCAATATCAGGCAGGCCTATAGTCAAATAGCACGTCGCTTGTTATGTTTTCGATGTGTTTTTAACAATCAGAACTCTGTCAGAAAGATTACGAAGTATCCCTACAATGTACGTACAATTCAATTTACAGAATGGTCAAACTGACTGTCCacgagaaaataactctttctaTTAAAAATACTCTTTAGACTTATCTCTACACAGACTGCCATGTTTGTGTAACATTCATCTTCGCATCAAAGCTTTTGAAATTTTCTCTCAATAATTTCAATGTTCTATTAAATCACTTCTGGCTATCAAGACATCttcctctatactccaggggttccgatcacttacgatttctacacccctggactatttcatagtaaaactggaggcaacagaactgATAATTAAGTCCTTTGATGCatatcaaaagagccgtatatataactgtggttgactgtgtggctttggtGAGCGCTCTCTCTGTAGCCGTCAACGAATTTTTACATACCTGTGATTGGTTCACATTTGTTCTcatgagctgccttcagtttcactatgagatagacCAAGGGTGTGGAGGTCagaagtgattggaacccctggagtattgaggatgtcaAGCCATCAGGTGTTGCGGACATGATTGCTCTGGTTGCCCTTAAGAAGACGAACACTATTACGTTTGCTTTGTACAGCATCATAATCTGATTCGATTCAATGTTTCAGGCAGAAGTAAGAAAGGGGGCAGTACTAAAATCATTGGTAGATTTCTTCGGATTTGATGCGGAGAATTGTCTCGATTATATTGAGTATGATTGGAGCAGTGAACGCTTCATAGAAGGCGCTTTGGCAGGAGTCGGTACAGGAGGTATGAAATACTCGGCTTCCGGTCTGCGCGAgccacaagggaggtaagtaCCATTTGATTATAACCACACTTTGTCAAAAGTATTCCAAGTCGATCTAACGTCATGTCGTGCAGTCAACAATCACAACATTGATATTGCCTTATAAGTTTTGAAcgattatatcttatatattatatgatatgaaGCAAGCTTCatggaattcaaaattgtataaattattgGTAAACCAAACAGTAGATTGGAAGAAGGTAACGTCAAATTCCCAAATCTAGAAAGGTATCTAATTGAAAAAGAACTGAAACACATTTTGGCATATTTTCAGTGCTAATTATACACAGCTAAGCGACACAGAACTATGTGCCTC
Coding sequences:
- the LOC138306314 gene encoding amine oxidase [flavin-containing] A-like; translated protein: MTYGGPSNVAGCDVGPLSGVMDATTPTGNPALVTFIAGGHAIQWSKQSAEVRKGAVLKSLVDFFGFDAENCLDYIEYDWSSERFIEGALAGVGTGGMKYSASGLREPQGRLHFAGTESATEWDGFMSGGIQAGIRAATEVLYHIRPGAVSQRNCREPTTAQHLNH